The Methanobacterium lacus genome includes a region encoding these proteins:
- a CDS encoding DUF2226 domain-containing protein: MWFPSDEPKEILRGNNLDKLSIPSLGYLRILNENYEFILFLNDNLIVGAWCLDIKSLSELFQNEAMEVIKILPDSRIELFEINPRLFKTILDLNEECKLSLPIRIDMFWDKIGFNTNVSRETLLAKYRIKEPSEEHIKNLVSTYKS; this comes from the coding sequence ATGTGGTTTCCTTCAGATGAACCTAAAGAAATTTTAAGAGGAAATAACTTGGACAAATTATCAATTCCTTCTTTAGGTTATTTAAGAATATTAAATGAGAATTATGAGTTTATATTATTCTTGAATGATAATCTGATAGTGGGTGCGTGGTGTTTAGATATAAAGTCTTTATCTGAACTTTTCCAAAATGAAGCAATGGAAGTGATTAAAATTCTGCCAGACTCAAGGATAGAACTATTTGAAATTAATCCTAGATTGTTTAAGACAATTTTAGATTTAAATGAAGAATGTAAGTTGTCATTACCTATTCGAATAGATATGTTCTGGGATAAAATTGGTTTTAATACAAACGTTTCTCGTGAGACATTATTAGCGAAGTATAGAATTAAAGAACCTTCGGAAGAGCACATAAAAAATTTAGTAAGTACTTATAAATCTTAA